Proteins encoded by one window of Lathyrus oleraceus cultivar Zhongwan6 chromosome 1, CAAS_Psat_ZW6_1.0, whole genome shotgun sequence:
- the LOC127136622 gene encoding uncharacterized protein LOC127136622 isoform X4, whose product MPGTILVSVLEFMDLPFSSSTPIRASMGKIEYQISDKGSFSFPIASLRDDLIFKIHDSEGNELSRAGVYIRMILEKGVWEDTFPLGEGYLHLRLQVVLSDEERDRIRMMRQSALKKKQEGLLNSSKRGAESERNMTIRNAGLPFRASDEVSVMNLVLHAFPQRLFPDVLSAPSSQESSPKQYLQHEEASQLRSPVDFSNDRESSITNVAEAEAKAELEQKQLNSNIADQYKKTASIKPVSEEVNLIQLEDGGKKPANQPPSENHPQKATDSEEMVFLLSSEKVNSSTNTPIQDNQEDVSLPNSEKKARLGRTPSNVKKMISAFESGLPKDMRPHIKPPPTKYQASPIEKRDSSGTRHLEQDKSLNMEQEKSKSASLVKDLQEVPENIEESKEQIHIPKRQMNSNARNKDQEEETNENAACSRDQEEGKDYRNSTRTSTYDSGVSYESCIEKDLDKNHHPFENSEARIFAKIENLKKKIEESKTNISDDDNADENSGGPFNQVIKVAIIIGFGFLVLLTRQRNKRKEKSA is encoded by the exons ATGCCAGGAACCATTCTGGTTTCAG TTCTTGAATTCATGGATCTTCCGTTTTCTTCGTCAACGCCTATTAGAG CTTCTATGGGGAAAATTGAGTACCAAATCAGTGACAAAGGAAGCTTTTCCTT TCCCATAGCTAGTCTCCGTGACGATTTGATTTTCAAAATTCATGACTCCGAAGGGAATGAACTATCGCGTGCAG GAGTATATATCAGAATGATATTAGAGAAAGGTGTTTGGGAAGACACGTTTCCGCTCGGGGAAGGTTACTTGCATTTGAGACTACAGGTTGTACTAAGTGATGAAGAGCGCGACAGAATTCGTATGATG AGACAATCTGCATTAAAGAAAAAACAGGAGGGGCTTCTTAATAGCAGTAAAAGAGGTGCAGAAAGTGAAAGAAATATGACTATTCGCAATGCGGGGTTACCTTTCCGCGCTAGTGATGAGGTCTCAG TTATGAATTTGGTCCTACATGCATTCCCTCAAAGGCTTTTTCCTGATGTTTTAAGTGCTCCATCTTCTCAAGAATCATCACCAAAGCAATACCTTCAACATGAAGAAGCTTCTCAATTACGAAGTCCCGTTGATTTCTCCAATGACAGAGAAAGTTCCATTACAAATGTTGCTGAGGCTGAGGCTAAGGCTGAGCTTGAACAGAAACAGCTAAACTCA AACATTGCAGATCAATATAAGAAGACCGCATCAATAAAACCTGTATCAGAAGAAGTTAATCTCATTCAATTAGAGGATGGAGGTAAGAAGCCTGCCAATCAGCCGCCATCTGAGAATCATCCTCAGAAAGCTACTGATTCAGAAGAAATGGTCTTTTTGTTAAGCTCTGAAAAAGTTAATTCCTCAACAAATACTCCAATACAAGATAATCAAGAGGATGTTAGTCTTCCAAACTCGGAGAAGAAGGCTCGACTAGGAAGAACTCCTAGCAATGTTAAGAAAATGATAAGTGCTTTTGAAAGTGGTTTACCTAAG GATATGAGGCCTCATATTAAACCACCTCCAACAAAATATCAAGCGAGTCCAATTGAAAAGAGAGATTCTTCGGGGACTCGGCATTTGGAGCAAGATAAGTCGTTGAACATGGAGCAAGAAAAGTCGAAAAGTGCTTCTTTGGTAAAAGACTTACAAGAAGTTCCAGAAAATATTGAAGAAAGTAAAGAGCAAATTCATATACCGAAAAGACAAATGAATTCAAATGCAAGAAATAAAGATCAAGAGGAAGAGACAAATGAAAATGCAGCATGTAGTAGAGATCAAGAGGAAGGGAAAGATTACAGAAATTCGACGAGAACATCGACATATGACTCTGGAGTTTCTTATGAATCATGTATTGAGAAGGACTTAGATAAAAACCATCACCCTTTTGAAAATTCTGAGGCCAGGATATTCGCAAAAATAGAAAATTTGAAAAAG AAAATAGAAGAATCAAAAACCAATATTTCTGATGATGATAATGCAGATGAAAATTCTGGAGGACCATTTAATCAG GTAATAAAAGTTGCAATCATTATAGGCTTTGGATTTCTTGTTCTCCTTACCAGACAAAGAAATAAGAG GAAGGAGAAGAGTGCCTGA
- the LOC127136622 gene encoding uncharacterized protein LOC127136622 isoform X5, with protein sequence MPGTILVSVLEFMDLPFSSSTPIRASMGKIEYQISDKGSFSFPIASLRDDLIFKIHDSEGNELSRAGVYIRMILEKGVWEDTFPLGEGYLHLRLQVVLSDEERDRIRMMRQSALKKKQEGLLNSSKRGAESERNMTIRNAGLPFRASDEVSESSPKQYLQHEEASQLRSPVDFSNDRESSITNVAEAEAKAELEQKQLNSNIADQYKKTASIKPVSEEVNLIQLEDGGKKPANQPPSENHPQKATDSEEMVFLLSSEKVNSSTNTPIQDNQEDVSLPNSEKKARLGRTPSNVKKMISAFESGLPKDMRPHIKPPPTKYQASPIEKRDSSGTRHLEQDKSLNMEQEKSKSASLVKDLQEVPENIEESKEQIHIPKRQMNSNARNKDQEEETNENAACSRDQEEGKDYRNSTRTSTYDSGVSYESCIEKDLDKNHHPFENSEARIFAKIENLKKNAAYIETETDGSKYEKIQKIEESKTNISDDDNADENSGGPFNQVIKVAIIIGFGFLVLLTRQRNKRRKEKSA encoded by the exons ATGCCAGGAACCATTCTGGTTTCAG TTCTTGAATTCATGGATCTTCCGTTTTCTTCGTCAACGCCTATTAGAG CTTCTATGGGGAAAATTGAGTACCAAATCAGTGACAAAGGAAGCTTTTCCTT TCCCATAGCTAGTCTCCGTGACGATTTGATTTTCAAAATTCATGACTCCGAAGGGAATGAACTATCGCGTGCAG GAGTATATATCAGAATGATATTAGAGAAAGGTGTTTGGGAAGACACGTTTCCGCTCGGGGAAGGTTACTTGCATTTGAGACTACAGGTTGTACTAAGTGATGAAGAGCGCGACAGAATTCGTATGATG AGACAATCTGCATTAAAGAAAAAACAGGAGGGGCTTCTTAATAGCAGTAAAAGAGGTGCAGAAAGTGAAAGAAATATGACTATTCGCAATGCGGGGTTACCTTTCCGCGCTAGTGATGAGGTCTCAG AATCATCACCAAAGCAATACCTTCAACATGAAGAAGCTTCTCAATTACGAAGTCCCGTTGATTTCTCCAATGACAGAGAAAGTTCCATTACAAATGTTGCTGAGGCTGAGGCTAAGGCTGAGCTTGAACAGAAACAGCTAAACTCA AACATTGCAGATCAATATAAGAAGACCGCATCAATAAAACCTGTATCAGAAGAAGTTAATCTCATTCAATTAGAGGATGGAGGTAAGAAGCCTGCCAATCAGCCGCCATCTGAGAATCATCCTCAGAAAGCTACTGATTCAGAAGAAATGGTCTTTTTGTTAAGCTCTGAAAAAGTTAATTCCTCAACAAATACTCCAATACAAGATAATCAAGAGGATGTTAGTCTTCCAAACTCGGAGAAGAAGGCTCGACTAGGAAGAACTCCTAGCAATGTTAAGAAAATGATAAGTGCTTTTGAAAGTGGTTTACCTAAG GATATGAGGCCTCATATTAAACCACCTCCAACAAAATATCAAGCGAGTCCAATTGAAAAGAGAGATTCTTCGGGGACTCGGCATTTGGAGCAAGATAAGTCGTTGAACATGGAGCAAGAAAAGTCGAAAAGTGCTTCTTTGGTAAAAGACTTACAAGAAGTTCCAGAAAATATTGAAGAAAGTAAAGAGCAAATTCATATACCGAAAAGACAAATGAATTCAAATGCAAGAAATAAAGATCAAGAGGAAGAGACAAATGAAAATGCAGCATGTAGTAGAGATCAAGAGGAAGGGAAAGATTACAGAAATTCGACGAGAACATCGACATATGACTCTGGAGTTTCTTATGAATCATGTATTGAGAAGGACTTAGATAAAAACCATCACCCTTTTGAAAATTCTGAGGCCAGGATATTCGCAAAAATAGAAAATTTGAAAAAG AATGCAGCATATATTGAAACTGAAACTGATGGAAGCAAGTATGAAAAAATACAGAAAATAGAAGAATCAAAAACCAATATTTCTGATGATGATAATGCAGATGAAAATTCTGGAGGACCATTTAATCAG GTAATAAAAGTTGCAATCATTATAGGCTTTGGATTTCTTGTTCTCCTTACCAGACAAAGAAATAAGAG AAGGAAGGAGAAGAGTGCCTGA
- the LOC127136622 gene encoding uncharacterized protein LOC127136622 isoform X6, whose amino-acid sequence MILEKGVWEDTFPLGEGYLHLRLQVVLSDEERDRIRMMRQSALKKKQEGLLNSSKRGAESERNMTIRNAGLPFRASDEVSVMNLVLHAFPQRLFPDVLSAPSSQESSPKQYLQHEEASQLRSPVDFSNDRESSITNVAEAEAKAELEQKQLNSNIADQYKKTASIKPVSEEVNLIQLEDGGKKPANQPPSENHPQKATDSEEMVFLLSSEKVNSSTNTPIQDNQEDVSLPNSEKKARLGRTPSNVKKMISAFESGLPKDMRPHIKPPPTKYQASPIEKRDSSGTRHLEQDKSLNMEQEKSKSASLVKDLQEVPENIEESKEQIHIPKRQMNSNARNKDQEEETNENAACSRDQEEGKDYRNSTRTSTYDSGVSYESCIEKDLDKNHHPFENSEARIFAKIENLKKNAAYIETETDGSKYEKIQKIEESKTNISDDDNADENSGGPFNQVIKVAIIIGFGFLVLLTRQRNKRRKEKSA is encoded by the exons ATGATATTAGAGAAAGGTGTTTGGGAAGACACGTTTCCGCTCGGGGAAGGTTACTTGCATTTGAGACTACAGGTTGTACTAAGTGATGAAGAGCGCGACAGAATTCGTATGATG AGACAATCTGCATTAAAGAAAAAACAGGAGGGGCTTCTTAATAGCAGTAAAAGAGGTGCAGAAAGTGAAAGAAATATGACTATTCGCAATGCGGGGTTACCTTTCCGCGCTAGTGATGAGGTCTCAG TTATGAATTTGGTCCTACATGCATTCCCTCAAAGGCTTTTTCCTGATGTTTTAAGTGCTCCATCTTCTCAAGAATCATCACCAAAGCAATACCTTCAACATGAAGAAGCTTCTCAATTACGAAGTCCCGTTGATTTCTCCAATGACAGAGAAAGTTCCATTACAAATGTTGCTGAGGCTGAGGCTAAGGCTGAGCTTGAACAGAAACAGCTAAACTCA AACATTGCAGATCAATATAAGAAGACCGCATCAATAAAACCTGTATCAGAAGAAGTTAATCTCATTCAATTAGAGGATGGAGGTAAGAAGCCTGCCAATCAGCCGCCATCTGAGAATCATCCTCAGAAAGCTACTGATTCAGAAGAAATGGTCTTTTTGTTAAGCTCTGAAAAAGTTAATTCCTCAACAAATACTCCAATACAAGATAATCAAGAGGATGTTAGTCTTCCAAACTCGGAGAAGAAGGCTCGACTAGGAAGAACTCCTAGCAATGTTAAGAAAATGATAAGTGCTTTTGAAAGTGGTTTACCTAAG GATATGAGGCCTCATATTAAACCACCTCCAACAAAATATCAAGCGAGTCCAATTGAAAAGAGAGATTCTTCGGGGACTCGGCATTTGGAGCAAGATAAGTCGTTGAACATGGAGCAAGAAAAGTCGAAAAGTGCTTCTTTGGTAAAAGACTTACAAGAAGTTCCAGAAAATATTGAAGAAAGTAAAGAGCAAATTCATATACCGAAAAGACAAATGAATTCAAATGCAAGAAATAAAGATCAAGAGGAAGAGACAAATGAAAATGCAGCATGTAGTAGAGATCAAGAGGAAGGGAAAGATTACAGAAATTCGACGAGAACATCGACATATGACTCTGGAGTTTCTTATGAATCATGTATTGAGAAGGACTTAGATAAAAACCATCACCCTTTTGAAAATTCTGAGGCCAGGATATTCGCAAAAATAGAAAATTTGAAAAAG AATGCAGCATATATTGAAACTGAAACTGATGGAAGCAAGTATGAAAAAATACAGAAAATAGAAGAATCAAAAACCAATATTTCTGATGATGATAATGCAGATGAAAATTCTGGAGGACCATTTAATCAG GTAATAAAAGTTGCAATCATTATAGGCTTTGGATTTCTTGTTCTCCTTACCAGACAAAGAAATAAGAG AAGGAAGGAGAAGAGTGCCTGA
- the LOC127136622 gene encoding uncharacterized protein LOC127136622 isoform X3 has product MPGTILVSVLEFMDLPFSSSTPIRASMGKIEYQISDKGSFSFPIASLRDDLIFKIHDSEGNELSRAGVYIRMILEKGVWEDTFPLGEGYLHLRLQVVLSDEERDRIRMMRQSALKKKQEGLLNSSKRGAESERNMTIRNAGLPFRASDEVSVMNLVLHAFPQRLFPDVLSAPSSQESSPKQYLQHEEASQLRSPVDFSNDRESSITNVAEAEAKAELEQKQLNSNIADQYKKTASIKPVSEEVNLIQLEDGGKKPANQPPSENHPQKATDSEEMVFLLSSEKVNSSTNTPIQDNQEDVSLPNSEKKARLGRTPSNVKKMISAFESGLPKDMRPHIKPPPTKYQASPIEKRDSSGTRHLEQDKSLNMEQEKSKSASLVKDLQEVPENIEESKEQIHIPKRQMNSNARNKDQEEETNENAACSRDQEEGKDYRNSTRTSTYDSGVSYESCIEKDLDKNHHPFENSEARIFAKIENLKKKIEESKTNISDDDNADENSGGPFNQVIKVAIIIGFGFLVLLTRQRNKRRKEKSA; this is encoded by the exons ATGCCAGGAACCATTCTGGTTTCAG TTCTTGAATTCATGGATCTTCCGTTTTCTTCGTCAACGCCTATTAGAG CTTCTATGGGGAAAATTGAGTACCAAATCAGTGACAAAGGAAGCTTTTCCTT TCCCATAGCTAGTCTCCGTGACGATTTGATTTTCAAAATTCATGACTCCGAAGGGAATGAACTATCGCGTGCAG GAGTATATATCAGAATGATATTAGAGAAAGGTGTTTGGGAAGACACGTTTCCGCTCGGGGAAGGTTACTTGCATTTGAGACTACAGGTTGTACTAAGTGATGAAGAGCGCGACAGAATTCGTATGATG AGACAATCTGCATTAAAGAAAAAACAGGAGGGGCTTCTTAATAGCAGTAAAAGAGGTGCAGAAAGTGAAAGAAATATGACTATTCGCAATGCGGGGTTACCTTTCCGCGCTAGTGATGAGGTCTCAG TTATGAATTTGGTCCTACATGCATTCCCTCAAAGGCTTTTTCCTGATGTTTTAAGTGCTCCATCTTCTCAAGAATCATCACCAAAGCAATACCTTCAACATGAAGAAGCTTCTCAATTACGAAGTCCCGTTGATTTCTCCAATGACAGAGAAAGTTCCATTACAAATGTTGCTGAGGCTGAGGCTAAGGCTGAGCTTGAACAGAAACAGCTAAACTCA AACATTGCAGATCAATATAAGAAGACCGCATCAATAAAACCTGTATCAGAAGAAGTTAATCTCATTCAATTAGAGGATGGAGGTAAGAAGCCTGCCAATCAGCCGCCATCTGAGAATCATCCTCAGAAAGCTACTGATTCAGAAGAAATGGTCTTTTTGTTAAGCTCTGAAAAAGTTAATTCCTCAACAAATACTCCAATACAAGATAATCAAGAGGATGTTAGTCTTCCAAACTCGGAGAAGAAGGCTCGACTAGGAAGAACTCCTAGCAATGTTAAGAAAATGATAAGTGCTTTTGAAAGTGGTTTACCTAAG GATATGAGGCCTCATATTAAACCACCTCCAACAAAATATCAAGCGAGTCCAATTGAAAAGAGAGATTCTTCGGGGACTCGGCATTTGGAGCAAGATAAGTCGTTGAACATGGAGCAAGAAAAGTCGAAAAGTGCTTCTTTGGTAAAAGACTTACAAGAAGTTCCAGAAAATATTGAAGAAAGTAAAGAGCAAATTCATATACCGAAAAGACAAATGAATTCAAATGCAAGAAATAAAGATCAAGAGGAAGAGACAAATGAAAATGCAGCATGTAGTAGAGATCAAGAGGAAGGGAAAGATTACAGAAATTCGACGAGAACATCGACATATGACTCTGGAGTTTCTTATGAATCATGTATTGAGAAGGACTTAGATAAAAACCATCACCCTTTTGAAAATTCTGAGGCCAGGATATTCGCAAAAATAGAAAATTTGAAAAAG AAAATAGAAGAATCAAAAACCAATATTTCTGATGATGATAATGCAGATGAAAATTCTGGAGGACCATTTAATCAG GTAATAAAAGTTGCAATCATTATAGGCTTTGGATTTCTTGTTCTCCTTACCAGACAAAGAAATAAGAG AAGGAAGGAGAAGAGTGCCTGA
- the LOC127136622 gene encoding uncharacterized protein LOC127136622 isoform X1 translates to MPGTILVSVLEFMDLPFSSSTPIRASMGKIEYQISDKGSFSFPIASLRDDLIFKIHDSEGNELSRAGVYIRMILEKGVWEDTFPLGEGYLHLRLQVVLSDEERDRIRMMRQSALKKKQEGLLNSSKRGAESERNMTIRNAGLPFRASDEVSVMNLVLHAFPQRLFPDVLSAPSSQESSPKQYLQHEEASQLRSPVDFSNDRESSITNVAEAEAKAELEQKQLNSNIADQYKKTASIKPVSEEVNLIQLEDGGKKPANQPPSENHPQKATDSEEMVFLLSSEKVNSSTNTPIQDNQEDVSLPNSEKKARLGRTPSNVKKMISAFESGLPKDMRPHIKPPPTKYQASPIEKRDSSGTRHLEQDKSLNMEQEKSKSASLVKDLQEVPENIEESKEQIHIPKRQMNSNARNKDQEEETNENAACSRDQEEGKDYRNSTRTSTYDSGVSYESCIEKDLDKNHHPFENSEARIFAKIENLKKNAAYIETETDGSKYEKIQKIEESKTNISDDDNADENSGGPFNQVIKVAIIIGFGFLVLLTRQRNKRRKEKSA, encoded by the exons ATGCCAGGAACCATTCTGGTTTCAG TTCTTGAATTCATGGATCTTCCGTTTTCTTCGTCAACGCCTATTAGAG CTTCTATGGGGAAAATTGAGTACCAAATCAGTGACAAAGGAAGCTTTTCCTT TCCCATAGCTAGTCTCCGTGACGATTTGATTTTCAAAATTCATGACTCCGAAGGGAATGAACTATCGCGTGCAG GAGTATATATCAGAATGATATTAGAGAAAGGTGTTTGGGAAGACACGTTTCCGCTCGGGGAAGGTTACTTGCATTTGAGACTACAGGTTGTACTAAGTGATGAAGAGCGCGACAGAATTCGTATGATG AGACAATCTGCATTAAAGAAAAAACAGGAGGGGCTTCTTAATAGCAGTAAAAGAGGTGCAGAAAGTGAAAGAAATATGACTATTCGCAATGCGGGGTTACCTTTCCGCGCTAGTGATGAGGTCTCAG TTATGAATTTGGTCCTACATGCATTCCCTCAAAGGCTTTTTCCTGATGTTTTAAGTGCTCCATCTTCTCAAGAATCATCACCAAAGCAATACCTTCAACATGAAGAAGCTTCTCAATTACGAAGTCCCGTTGATTTCTCCAATGACAGAGAAAGTTCCATTACAAATGTTGCTGAGGCTGAGGCTAAGGCTGAGCTTGAACAGAAACAGCTAAACTCA AACATTGCAGATCAATATAAGAAGACCGCATCAATAAAACCTGTATCAGAAGAAGTTAATCTCATTCAATTAGAGGATGGAGGTAAGAAGCCTGCCAATCAGCCGCCATCTGAGAATCATCCTCAGAAAGCTACTGATTCAGAAGAAATGGTCTTTTTGTTAAGCTCTGAAAAAGTTAATTCCTCAACAAATACTCCAATACAAGATAATCAAGAGGATGTTAGTCTTCCAAACTCGGAGAAGAAGGCTCGACTAGGAAGAACTCCTAGCAATGTTAAGAAAATGATAAGTGCTTTTGAAAGTGGTTTACCTAAG GATATGAGGCCTCATATTAAACCACCTCCAACAAAATATCAAGCGAGTCCAATTGAAAAGAGAGATTCTTCGGGGACTCGGCATTTGGAGCAAGATAAGTCGTTGAACATGGAGCAAGAAAAGTCGAAAAGTGCTTCTTTGGTAAAAGACTTACAAGAAGTTCCAGAAAATATTGAAGAAAGTAAAGAGCAAATTCATATACCGAAAAGACAAATGAATTCAAATGCAAGAAATAAAGATCAAGAGGAAGAGACAAATGAAAATGCAGCATGTAGTAGAGATCAAGAGGAAGGGAAAGATTACAGAAATTCGACGAGAACATCGACATATGACTCTGGAGTTTCTTATGAATCATGTATTGAGAAGGACTTAGATAAAAACCATCACCCTTTTGAAAATTCTGAGGCCAGGATATTCGCAAAAATAGAAAATTTGAAAAAG AATGCAGCATATATTGAAACTGAAACTGATGGAAGCAAGTATGAAAAAATACAGAAAATAGAAGAATCAAAAACCAATATTTCTGATGATGATAATGCAGATGAAAATTCTGGAGGACCATTTAATCAG GTAATAAAAGTTGCAATCATTATAGGCTTTGGATTTCTTGTTCTCCTTACCAGACAAAGAAATAAGAG AAGGAAGGAGAAGAGTGCCTGA
- the LOC127136622 gene encoding uncharacterized protein LOC127136622 isoform X2 has product MPGTILVSVLEFMDLPFSSSTPIRASMGKIEYQISDKGSFSFPIASLRDDLIFKIHDSEGNELSRAGVYIRMILEKGVWEDTFPLGEGYLHLRLQVVLSDEERDRIRMMRQSALKKKQEGLLNSSKRGAESERNMTIRNAGLPFRASDEVSVMNLVLHAFPQRLFPDVLSAPSSQESSPKQYLQHEEASQLRSPVDFSNDRESSITNVAEAEAKAELEQKQLNSNIADQYKKTASIKPVSEEVNLIQLEDGGKKPANQPPSENHPQKATDSEEMVFLLSSEKVNSSTNTPIQDNQEDVSLPNSEKKARLGRTPSNVKKMISAFESGLPKDMRPHIKPPPTKYQASPIEKRDSSGTRHLEQDKSLNMEQEKSKSASLVKDLQEVPENIEESKEQIHIPKRQMNSNARNKDQEEETNENAACSRDQEEGKDYRNSTRTSTYDSGVSYESCIEKDLDKNHHPFENSEARIFAKIENLKKNAAYIETETDGSKYEKIQKIEESKTNISDDDNADENSGGPFNQVIKVAIIIGFGFLVLLTRQRNKRKEKSA; this is encoded by the exons ATGCCAGGAACCATTCTGGTTTCAG TTCTTGAATTCATGGATCTTCCGTTTTCTTCGTCAACGCCTATTAGAG CTTCTATGGGGAAAATTGAGTACCAAATCAGTGACAAAGGAAGCTTTTCCTT TCCCATAGCTAGTCTCCGTGACGATTTGATTTTCAAAATTCATGACTCCGAAGGGAATGAACTATCGCGTGCAG GAGTATATATCAGAATGATATTAGAGAAAGGTGTTTGGGAAGACACGTTTCCGCTCGGGGAAGGTTACTTGCATTTGAGACTACAGGTTGTACTAAGTGATGAAGAGCGCGACAGAATTCGTATGATG AGACAATCTGCATTAAAGAAAAAACAGGAGGGGCTTCTTAATAGCAGTAAAAGAGGTGCAGAAAGTGAAAGAAATATGACTATTCGCAATGCGGGGTTACCTTTCCGCGCTAGTGATGAGGTCTCAG TTATGAATTTGGTCCTACATGCATTCCCTCAAAGGCTTTTTCCTGATGTTTTAAGTGCTCCATCTTCTCAAGAATCATCACCAAAGCAATACCTTCAACATGAAGAAGCTTCTCAATTACGAAGTCCCGTTGATTTCTCCAATGACAGAGAAAGTTCCATTACAAATGTTGCTGAGGCTGAGGCTAAGGCTGAGCTTGAACAGAAACAGCTAAACTCA AACATTGCAGATCAATATAAGAAGACCGCATCAATAAAACCTGTATCAGAAGAAGTTAATCTCATTCAATTAGAGGATGGAGGTAAGAAGCCTGCCAATCAGCCGCCATCTGAGAATCATCCTCAGAAAGCTACTGATTCAGAAGAAATGGTCTTTTTGTTAAGCTCTGAAAAAGTTAATTCCTCAACAAATACTCCAATACAAGATAATCAAGAGGATGTTAGTCTTCCAAACTCGGAGAAGAAGGCTCGACTAGGAAGAACTCCTAGCAATGTTAAGAAAATGATAAGTGCTTTTGAAAGTGGTTTACCTAAG GATATGAGGCCTCATATTAAACCACCTCCAACAAAATATCAAGCGAGTCCAATTGAAAAGAGAGATTCTTCGGGGACTCGGCATTTGGAGCAAGATAAGTCGTTGAACATGGAGCAAGAAAAGTCGAAAAGTGCTTCTTTGGTAAAAGACTTACAAGAAGTTCCAGAAAATATTGAAGAAAGTAAAGAGCAAATTCATATACCGAAAAGACAAATGAATTCAAATGCAAGAAATAAAGATCAAGAGGAAGAGACAAATGAAAATGCAGCATGTAGTAGAGATCAAGAGGAAGGGAAAGATTACAGAAATTCGACGAGAACATCGACATATGACTCTGGAGTTTCTTATGAATCATGTATTGAGAAGGACTTAGATAAAAACCATCACCCTTTTGAAAATTCTGAGGCCAGGATATTCGCAAAAATAGAAAATTTGAAAAAG AATGCAGCATATATTGAAACTGAAACTGATGGAAGCAAGTATGAAAAAATACAGAAAATAGAAGAATCAAAAACCAATATTTCTGATGATGATAATGCAGATGAAAATTCTGGAGGACCATTTAATCAG GTAATAAAAGTTGCAATCATTATAGGCTTTGGATTTCTTGTTCTCCTTACCAGACAAAGAAATAAGAG GAAGGAGAAGAGTGCCTGA